A stretch of Equus przewalskii isolate Varuska chromosome 11, EquPr2, whole genome shotgun sequence DNA encodes these proteins:
- the LOC103560512 gene encoding olfactory receptor 10Q1-like — MFSRSPVLNQSGPTEFVFRVFTTVPEFQVLLFFLFLFLYLMILCGNTAIIWVVCTHTSLRTAMYFFLSNLSFIEISYTTVVVPLMLSNILGAQKPIPLAGCGAQMFFFLTLGAADCFLLAIMAYDRYVAICHPLHYTLIMTQKLCIQMVASALGLALFLSLQLTSLIFTLPFCGHHQEINHFLCDVPPVLQLACADIHVHQAVLYVVSILVLTVPFSLISVSYVFITSAILRIHSAEGRRRAFSTCSSHLTVVLLQYGFCALVYLRPQSRSSVDEDRQFALVYTFVTPLLNPLVYTLRNKDVKGALKKAIGIKGTVETL; from the coding sequence ATGTTTTCTAGGAGCCCTGTTCTCAACCAATCTGGCCCCACTGAATTTGTGTTCCGTGTATTCACCACTGTCCCTGAATTTCAggtcctcctcttcttcctcttcctcttcctctacttgatgATCCTCTGTGGCAACACAGCCATCATCTGGgtggtgtgcacacacacctcCCTCCGCACTGCAATGTATTTCTTCCTGTCCAACTTGTCCTTTATAGAAATCAGCTACACCACCGTTGTGGTGCCTTTGATGCTTTCTAACATTTTAGGGGCCCAGAAGCCCATTCCACTGGCTGGCTGTGGAGctcaaatgttcttttttctcacactTGGTGCTGCTGACTGTTTTCTCTTGGCAATCATGGCATATGATCGTtatgtggccatctgccaccCACTACACTACACCCTCATCATGACCCAGAAGCTGTGCATCCAGATGGTGGCCagtgccctgggcctggccctcttcctctccctgcagcTCACATCCTTAATCTTCACCCTGCCCTTCTGTGGGCACCACCAGGAAATCAACCACTTCCTCTGTGATGTGCCTCCAGTCTTGCAGCTGGCCTGTGCTGACATCCACGTGCACCAGGCTGTCCTCTATGTTGTGAGTATTCTTGTTCTGACTGTTCCCTTCAGCCTTATTTCTGTCTCCTATGTGTTCATCACCTCTGCCATCCTGCGCATCCATTCTGCTGAGGGCCGCCGCCGGGCCTTCTCCACAtgctcctcccacctcactgtgGTCTTGCTGCAGTACGGCTTCTGTGCCCTGGTCTACCTTCGTCCCCAGTCCCGCTCCTCAGTGGATGAGGACCGCCAGTTTGCCCTTGTTTACACTTTTGTCACTCCCTTACTCAACCCCCTGGTTTATACCCTCAGGAACAAGGATGTCAAAGGTGCCCTGAAAAAGGCCATCGGTATCAAAGGAACTGTGGAAACTCTCTGA